In Streptomyces sp. NBC_00878, a single window of DNA contains:
- a CDS encoding UPF0182 family protein, translating into MPDRGGGPTGPRIRVGRPSRRVRTLLMTLGVLAVLAMAFVMFAGFWTDWLWYRSVKYSSVFTTTLWTKIGLFFVFGLLMATAVGVNIWLAHRLRPPLSAMSMEQQSLDRYRMGVAPYKKWILLGITALVGLIAGASAAGQWRTWLLWVNGVPFNQQDPEFHLDIAFYAFDLPWYRFLLGFGFAAAILSVIAAALTHYLYGGLRITSPGARATAAATGHLSVLLGLFVALKAVAYWLDRYGLAVKSSDFKATDNWTGLRYVDANAYLPAKTILFCIAVICALLFFATLWRRTWQLPVIGFGLMVLSAILIGGLYPAIVQKFQVQPNEQAKEAPYVEKNIKATREAYGIDDAKVTDYTGKGGTGNAEQIRKDADSAASYRLIDPNVVSPAFQQLQQERKYYQFPSTLDVDRYTDANGKEQDTVIGLRELNLNGIPKSNWINDHFTYTHGYGAVAAKGTATGSDPPGSPDFSESGLPTTGELPKYEQRIYYGEKTEQYSIVGGPQKELDYEENGEKTTSYKGKSGVNLANPLNRAAYAVAFGEPQMFYSGAIGEGSRILYNRTPKERVEAVAPWLTIDGDAYPAIVDGKIQWIVDAYTTTNGYPYASRTTLGDTTADSLTDNQRAVVAQQNRVNYIRNSVKATVDAYDGSVKLYQWDTKDPVLKTWMKAFPGTVKPKTDISGSLMEHLRYPQDLFKVQRELLTRYHVTDAAQFYSGSDAWQVPDDPTNKDSSAVPPYYLSMKMPGQSAQQFSLTTTFTPNGRPNLGAFMAVDADAASKDYGTIRLLRVTSTVRGPQQVQSELNSNADVAEFVRNLRGTDSDIEYGNLLTVPLNGGFLYIEPVYARGGTSNYPLLRKVGVAYGDQTVFKDTLAEGLNTVFGVDGEDTTEPPPEEGETPKPPTTGDTDLAKAIADAEDAYKAGEEALKKGDWDAYGKAQEDLQDAIQRASEAEQKASSASGGNSDADKEASGQQDGDQGS; encoded by the coding sequence ATGCCGGACCGCGGCGGAGGCCCGACGGGGCCACGGATCAGAGTGGGCCGACCGTCCCGGCGCGTCCGGACCCTGCTCATGACACTGGGCGTACTGGCCGTGCTGGCCATGGCCTTCGTCATGTTCGCGGGGTTCTGGACGGACTGGCTCTGGTATCGATCGGTCAAGTATTCGTCCGTCTTCACGACGACCCTGTGGACCAAGATCGGTCTGTTCTTCGTCTTCGGACTGCTGATGGCCACGGCCGTCGGCGTGAACATCTGGCTGGCCCACCGGTTGCGGCCGCCACTGAGCGCCATGTCGATGGAGCAGCAGAGCCTCGACCGATACCGCATGGGCGTGGCTCCGTACAAGAAGTGGATCCTTCTCGGGATCACCGCGCTGGTCGGGCTGATCGCGGGCGCCTCCGCGGCGGGCCAGTGGCGTACGTGGCTGCTGTGGGTGAACGGGGTGCCCTTCAACCAGCAGGACCCCGAGTTCCACCTCGACATCGCCTTCTACGCCTTCGACCTGCCCTGGTACCGCTTCCTGCTGGGCTTCGGCTTTGCCGCCGCGATCCTCTCGGTGATCGCCGCCGCGCTGACCCACTACCTGTACGGCGGGCTGCGCATCACCAGCCCCGGAGCGCGCGCCACGGCCGCGGCCACCGGGCATCTCTCGGTGCTGCTCGGCCTCTTCGTCGCGCTGAAGGCGGTGGCGTACTGGCTCGACCGGTACGGACTCGCGGTGAAGTCCAGTGACTTCAAGGCCACGGACAACTGGACGGGCCTCAGGTACGTCGACGCGAACGCGTATCTGCCCGCCAAGACGATTCTTTTCTGCATCGCCGTCATCTGTGCCCTGCTGTTCTTCGCCACTCTGTGGCGGCGCACCTGGCAGCTGCCCGTCATCGGCTTCGGTCTGATGGTGCTCTCGGCGATCCTGATCGGCGGTCTGTACCCGGCGATCGTCCAGAAGTTCCAGGTCCAGCCGAACGAGCAGGCCAAGGAAGCGCCGTACGTCGAGAAGAACATCAAGGCGACGCGCGAGGCCTACGGCATCGACGACGCCAAGGTGACGGACTACACGGGCAAGGGCGGCACGGGGAACGCCGAACAGATCCGCAAGGACGCCGACTCGGCGGCCAGTTACCGGCTGATCGACCCCAACGTCGTCTCCCCGGCGTTCCAGCAGCTCCAGCAGGAGCGCAAGTACTACCAGTTCCCCTCCACGCTCGACGTCGACCGTTACACGGACGCCAACGGCAAGGAGCAGGACACCGTCATCGGTCTGCGCGAGCTGAACCTGAACGGCATCCCGAAGAGCAACTGGATCAACGACCACTTCACGTACACCCACGGCTATGGCGCGGTCGCGGCCAAGGGCACGGCCACCGGTTCCGATCCGCCGGGTTCCCCGGACTTCTCCGAGTCGGGGCTGCCGACCACCGGCGAACTCCCCAAGTACGAGCAGCGGATCTACTACGGGGAGAAGACCGAGCAGTACTCCATCGTGGGCGGCCCGCAGAAGGAGCTCGACTACGAGGAGAACGGCGAGAAGACCACCAGCTACAAGGGCAAGAGCGGTGTCAACCTCGCCAACCCGCTCAACCGTGCCGCGTACGCGGTGGCCTTCGGCGAGCCGCAGATGTTCTACTCGGGCGCGATCGGCGAGGGTTCCCGGATCCTCTACAACCGCACGCCCAAGGAGCGCGTCGAGGCGGTGGCCCCCTGGCTGACGATCGACGGCGACGCCTATCCGGCGATCGTGGACGGCAAGATCCAGTGGATCGTCGACGCCTACACGACGACGAACGGATACCCCTACGCGTCCCGTACGACGCTGGGGGACACCACGGCGGACTCGCTGACCGACAATCAGCGGGCGGTGGTGGCGCAGCAGAACCGGGTCAACTACATCCGCAACTCGGTGAAGGCGACCGTCGACGCGTACGACGGCTCGGTCAAGCTCTACCAGTGGGACACCAAGGACCCGGTCCTGAAGACCTGGATGAAGGCGTTCCCGGGCACCGTGAAGCCGAAGACCGACATCAGCGGGTCGCTGATGGAGCACCTGCGCTACCCGCAGGACCTCTTCAAGGTCCAGCGCGAGCTGCTCACCCGCTACCACGTCACCGACGCCGCCCAGTTCTACAGCGGCAGTGACGCCTGGCAGGTGCCGGACGACCCGACCAACAAGGACAGCAGTGCGGTCCCGCCGTACTACCTGAGCATGAAGATGCCCGGGCAGAGCGCGCAGCAGTTCTCGCTGACCACGACCTTCACGCCCAACGGGCGCCCGAACCTCGGGGCGTTCATGGCGGTGGACGCGGATGCGGCCAGCAAGGACTACGGCACGATAAGGCTGTTGAGAGTGACCTCCACCGTCCGAGGTCCACAACAGGTGCAGAGCGAGCTCAACAGCAACGCCGACGTGGCCGAGTTCGTCCGCAACCTCAGAGGAACCGACTCCGACATCGAGTACGGAAACCTGCTGACCGTGCCACTCAACGGCGGGTTCCTGTACATCGAGCCGGTGTACGCACGAGGCGGCACGTCCAACTACCCGCTGCTGAGGAAGGTTGGTGTGGCCTACGGCGACCAGACCGTCTTCAAGGACACCCTCGCCGAGGGGCTGAACACGGTCTTCGGAGTGGACGGCGAGGACACCACCGAGCCACCACCCGAGGAAGGTGAGACCCCGAAGCCACCGACGACGGGCGACACCGACCTGGCGAAGGCCATCGCCGACGCCGAGGACGCCTACAAGGCCGGCGAGGAAGCGCTCAAGAAGGGTGACTGGGACGCGTACGGCAAGGCCCAGGAGGACCTTCAGGACGCGATCCAGCGCGCCTCCGAGGCTGAGCAGAAGGCCAGCTCGGCCAGTGGCGGCAACAGCGACGCCGACAAGGAAGCAAGCGGTCAACAGGACGGTGACCAGGGCAGTTGA
- a CDS encoding PPA1309 family protein: MSNTASSGTPMAAGPLTRAVLEIDEYVSGLGWDQPARLFALVDTGRLRSQEPGLAERLGLTEDAPEGTLTPIEQDELPAGSPLDEFLGTIAWPDAVVGCALSVERLMLPPSAEGSVPDGLDEKRLAKWVAEHPERQEVRMTVAVLRGGKRESALRLRKKDAATDVLTGSDLVPGLAEALTATFAE, from the coding sequence ATGTCCAACACCGCCTCCTCAGGCACCCCTATGGCGGCCGGGCCACTGACCCGTGCCGTCCTCGAGATCGACGAGTACGTTTCGGGGCTCGGCTGGGACCAGCCCGCCCGGCTCTTCGCCCTGGTCGACACCGGCCGGCTGCGTTCCCAGGAACCGGGGCTCGCCGAGCGTCTGGGTCTGACCGAAGACGCCCCCGAGGGCACCCTTACCCCCATTGAGCAGGACGAACTCCCCGCGGGCAGCCCGCTGGACGAGTTCCTCGGCACCATCGCCTGGCCGGACGCGGTGGTCGGCTGCGCCCTGTCCGTGGAGCGGCTGATGCTCCCGCCGTCCGCGGAGGGGTCCGTCCCCGACGGGCTCGACGAGAAGCGGCTGGCGAAGTGGGTCGCCGAGCACCCGGAGCGTCAGGAGGTCCGGATGACCGTGGCGGTGCTGCGCGGCGGGAAGCGCGAGTCGGCGCTGCGGCTGCGCAAGAAGGACGCGGCGACGGACGTGCTCACCGGATCCGACCTCGTACCGGGCCTGGCCGAGGCCCTGACGGCGACGTTCGCAGAGTAG
- a CDS encoding PDZ domain-containing protein — protein MPRRTATMLASTLMLIALLCAGVFINVPYSEMSPGPTVNTLGEHDGEPVLQISGRKTYATSGHLNMTTVRVTSADYKMNLVEAVSGWLAHDNKVVPHDTLYPDGKTEEQSTQENAEEFSQSQESAKVAALEELDIPVKSWVIVSTVVKDTPAEGKLHAGDVIKAVDGTTVKAPDDVAKLVTKHKPGEKVAFTIVPAKDQAAAEKENKTATRTQDITITTAKSDDDGEQRAIVGISAGTDHTFPFTIDIKLADVGGPSAGLMFALGIVDKLTPGNLTGGKFVAGTGTIDDDGKVGPIGGIEMKTVGARAKGAQYFLTPKDNCAAAARDVPKGLTLIKVDTIDDAMSALTDIRGGDTADLPKCAKS, from the coding sequence ATGCCACGCCGCACCGCGACGATGCTCGCCTCCACCCTGATGTTGATCGCGCTCCTGTGCGCGGGAGTCTTCATCAACGTGCCGTATTCGGAGATGTCACCGGGTCCGACGGTCAACACACTCGGTGAGCACGACGGCGAGCCGGTGCTCCAGATCTCCGGCCGCAAGACGTACGCGACGAGCGGGCATCTGAACATGACCACCGTCCGGGTCACCAGCGCCGACTACAAGATGAACCTCGTCGAGGCCGTGTCCGGGTGGCTGGCCCATGACAACAAAGTCGTTCCGCACGACACCCTCTATCCGGACGGCAAGACCGAGGAACAGTCGACGCAGGAGAACGCCGAGGAGTTCAGCCAGTCCCAGGAGAGCGCCAAGGTCGCGGCTCTCGAGGAGCTGGACATCCCGGTGAAGTCCTGGGTGATCGTCTCCACCGTCGTCAAGGACACCCCCGCCGAGGGCAAGCTGCACGCCGGTGACGTCATCAAGGCCGTCGACGGTACGACGGTGAAGGCGCCCGACGACGTCGCGAAGCTGGTCACCAAGCACAAGCCGGGCGAGAAGGTCGCCTTCACGATCGTGCCCGCCAAGGACCAGGCCGCCGCCGAGAAGGAGAACAAGACGGCGACGAGGACCCAGGACATCACGATCACCACCGCCAAGTCCGACGACGACGGCGAGCAGCGCGCGATCGTGGGTATCTCGGCCGGGACCGACCACACCTTCCCGTTCACCATCGACATCAAGCTCGCCGACGTCGGCGGCCCCAGCGCCGGCCTGATGTTCGCCCTCGGCATCGTCGACAAGCTGACTCCGGGCAACCTCACCGGCGGCAAGTTCGTCGCAGGCACCGGCACCATCGACGACGACGGCAAGGTCGGCCCGATCGGCGGCATCGAGATGAAGACCGTCGGCGCCCGCGCCAAGGGAGCCCAGTACTTCCTGACGCCCAAGGACAACTGCGCGGCCGCCGCCCGTGACGTCCCCAAGGGGCTCACGCTCATCAAGGTCGACACCATCGACGACGCGATGAGCGCCCTCACGGACATCCGCGGCGGCGACACGGCCGACCTGCCGAAGTGCGCCAAGAGCTGA
- a CDS encoding molybdenum cofactor biosynthesis protein MoaE: protein MAPMNDHPGEQVAAEPIKLLAIRETGLSLDEVFRAVGDDASGGTALFVGTVRNHDGGADVDTLGYSCHPSAEAEMRRIAEKVVAEYPVRALAAVHRIGDLSVGDLAVIVAVSCPHRGEAFEACRKLIDDLKHEVPIWKHQKFSDGTEEWVGAC, encoded by the coding sequence ATGGCACCCATGAATGATCATCCTGGTGAGCAGGTTGCGGCGGAGCCCATCAAGTTGCTGGCCATTCGGGAAACCGGCCTCTCCTTGGACGAGGTTTTCCGTGCTGTCGGGGACGATGCCTCCGGAGGGACCGCGCTTTTCGTGGGGACCGTGCGGAATCATGACGGGGGAGCCGACGTCGACACGCTCGGGTACTCGTGCCATCCGAGTGCCGAGGCGGAGATGCGGCGGATCGCCGAGAAGGTCGTTGCCGAGTATCCGGTGCGGGCGCTCGCCGCTGTGCACCGGATCGGAGACCTGAGCGTGGGCGATCTCGCGGTAATCGTCGCCGTTTCCTGTCCACATCGGGGTGAGGCTTTCGAGGCCTGCCGGAAGTTGATCGACGATCTCAAGCACGAGGTGCCGATCTGGAAGCATCAGAAGTTCTCCGACGGTACGGAGGAGTGGGTCGGGGCCTGTTAG
- a CDS encoding SDR family oxidoreductase: MSSPDPQVRAARNPSTNPAVRGPVVAITGAADGIGAMLTERLAASDEIKQVIAIDERRGECAAAQWHILDVRDPAIAEKLRGADVVVHLALDLDLETDPAARTAYNVRGTQTVLTAAAAAGVHRVVLCTSAMVYGALPDNELPLSEDAELRATAEATGVGDLLEVERLARRAPRAHPGLNVTVVRPAVLVGGTDTALTRYFESPRLLVVAGSRPAWQFCHVEDLCAALEYAVLEKVEGELAVGCDGWLEQEEIEELSGIRRMELPSAVALGAAARLHRIGLTPSPAGDLAYTMYPWVVSGSRLHDAGWRPQWTNEEVLAELLGEVAGRHTVAGRRLGRKDATAAGAAGATVALLGTAALVRRARKARRRI, from the coding sequence GTGAGTTCCCCAGATCCACAGGTTCGCGCAGCGCGAAACCCTTCAACCAATCCGGCTGTACGCGGCCCAGTCGTCGCGATCACCGGCGCCGCGGACGGAATCGGCGCGATGCTCACCGAGCGGCTCGCCGCCAGCGACGAGATCAAGCAGGTCATCGCCATCGACGAGCGGCGCGGCGAGTGCGCGGCCGCGCAGTGGCACATCCTGGATGTCCGGGATCCGGCGATCGCCGAGAAACTGCGCGGCGCGGACGTCGTCGTGCACCTCGCGCTCGACCTCGACCTGGAGACGGATCCGGCGGCCCGTACGGCGTACAACGTGCGGGGCACGCAGACCGTGCTGACGGCCGCCGCCGCTGCCGGGGTGCACCGTGTCGTGCTGTGCACCTCCGCGATGGTCTACGGAGCCTTGCCCGACAACGAACTGCCCCTCTCCGAAGACGCCGAATTGCGGGCGACCGCGGAGGCCACGGGGGTGGGGGACCTGCTGGAGGTCGAGCGGCTCGCCCGGCGGGCGCCGCGCGCGCATCCCGGGCTCAACGTCACCGTCGTACGGCCTGCCGTGCTGGTCGGGGGGACCGATACGGCGCTCACCCGGTACTTCGAGTCGCCCCGGCTGCTGGTTGTCGCCGGGTCTCGGCCCGCATGGCAGTTCTGCCATGTCGAGGATCTGTGCGCGGCCCTGGAGTACGCCGTACTGGAGAAGGTCGAAGGGGAGCTGGCTGTCGGGTGCGACGGGTGGCTCGAGCAGGAGGAGATCGAGGAGCTCAGCGGGATTCGGCGGATGGAGTTGCCGTCCGCCGTCGCTCTGGGGGCCGCGGCTCGGCTGCACCGGATCGGGCTCACGCCGTCTCCGGCCGGGGATCTCGCCTACACGATGTATCCCTGGGTGGTGAGCGGGAGCCGGCTGCACGATGCCGGGTGGCGGCCACAGTGGACCAACGAGGAGGTGCTGGCCGAGCTCCTTGGGGAGGTTGCCGGGCGGCATACCGTGGCCGGGCGGCGGCTGGGGCGGAAGGACGCCACCGCCGCGGGGGCTGCGGGGGCGACGGTCGCTCTGTTGGGTACGGCTGCGTTGGTGCGGCGGGCTCGGAAGGCTCGGCGGCGGATCTGA
- a CDS encoding zinc-dependent metalloprotease, translated as MSDTPFGFGLPPEEPDDGDEGKKKDQQSGGGQGPANPFGFGPGGPGGLGADNPLAAMFGSLNPNDLGAAFQQLGQMLSYEGGPVNWDMAKQIARQTVSQGTPDGTKDASIGPAERTQVDEAVRLADLWLDDATSLPSGAGSAVAWSRAEWVEATLPVWKELVDPVAERVGAAMGDVLPEEMQAMAGPLLGMMRSMGGAMFGTQIGQAVGVLAGEVVGSTDIGLPLGPVGKAALLPLNIQAFGKDLSVPQEEVRLYLALREAAHQRLFAHVPWLRSHLFGAVEGYARGIKVDTAKLEDVVGQFDPQNPEELQQALQQGMFQPEDTPEQKAALARLETALALVEGWVDAVVHAAAKPRLSSADALRETLRRRRATGGPAEQTFATLIGLELRPRRLRDASRLWASLTDARGVDGRDGLWAHPDMLPTASDLDDPDGFVHREQLDFSELDKMLGEAADGRTEKPNLTKDEPKDDEKGDEKGDDDK; from the coding sequence GTGAGTGACACCCCATTCGGATTCGGCCTTCCGCCGGAGGAGCCGGACGACGGCGACGAGGGCAAGAAGAAGGACCAGCAGAGCGGTGGTGGTCAGGGACCTGCCAACCCGTTCGGTTTCGGGCCCGGCGGACCGGGCGGCCTGGGGGCGGACAACCCGCTCGCAGCCATGTTCGGTTCGCTGAACCCCAACGATCTGGGCGCCGCGTTCCAGCAGCTCGGCCAGATGCTCTCGTACGAGGGCGGGCCGGTGAACTGGGACATGGCCAAGCAGATCGCCCGCCAGACGGTGTCCCAGGGCACTCCCGACGGCACCAAGGACGCGAGCATCGGCCCCGCCGAGCGCACCCAGGTCGACGAGGCGGTGCGCCTGGCCGACCTGTGGCTGGACGACGCGACGTCGCTGCCGTCCGGCGCCGGTTCCGCGGTGGCCTGGAGCCGCGCGGAGTGGGTCGAGGCGACCCTGCCCGTGTGGAAGGAGCTCGTCGACCCGGTCGCCGAGCGGGTCGGCGCGGCCATGGGCGATGTCCTGCCCGAGGAGATGCAGGCCATGGCGGGCCCGCTCCTGGGGATGATGCGCTCCATGGGCGGCGCCATGTTCGGTACGCAGATCGGGCAGGCCGTCGGCGTGCTCGCGGGCGAGGTCGTCGGCTCGACCGACATCGGCCTGCCGCTCGGCCCGGTCGGCAAGGCCGCGCTGCTGCCGCTGAACATCCAGGCGTTCGGCAAGGACCTGAGCGTCCCCCAGGAAGAGGTGCGGCTGTATCTCGCCCTGCGCGAGGCCGCCCACCAGCGGCTCTTCGCCCACGTGCCGTGGCTGCGCTCGCATCTGTTCGGCGCGGTCGAGGGGTACGCGCGCGGGATCAAGGTCGACACGGCGAAGCTGGAGGACGTGGTCGGCCAGTTCGACCCGCAGAACCCGGAAGAGCTGCAGCAGGCACTCCAGCAGGGCATGTTCCAGCCGGAGGACACACCCGAGCAGAAGGCCGCCCTGGCCCGCCTGGAGACGGCGCTCGCGCTCGTCGAGGGCTGGGTGGACGCGGTGGTGCACGCGGCCGCGAAGCCGCGTCTGTCGTCCGCCGATGCTCTCCGGGAGACGCTCCGCCGCCGCCGTGCGACGGGCGGCCCCGCCGAGCAGACCTTCGCCACGCTGATCGGCCTGGAGCTGCGCCCGCGCCGGCTGCGGGACGCCTCGCGACTGTGGGCCTCGCTCACGGACGCGCGCGGTGTCGACGGCCGGGACGGCCTGTGGGCGCACCCGGACATGCTGCCGACCGCCTCCGACCTGGACGACCCGGACGGCTTCGTGCACCGCGAGCAGCTGGACTTCTCCGAGCTCGACAAGATGCTCGGCGAGGCCGCGGACGGCAGGACCGAGAAGCCGAACCTCACGAAGGACGAGCCCAAGGACGACGAAAAGGGCGACGAAAAGGGCGACGACGACAAGTGA
- a CDS encoding NUDIX hydrolase, with amino-acid sequence MSLYDDAVLVLKDIEGQEELRQAYLDHLEAHPDGMWKACTAGHVTASALVIDPGHGRVLLTLHKKLRMWLQMGGHCEPGDATLEAAALREATEESGIAGLTLLPGGPIRLDRHPIPPPCNCHFDVQYAVVAEPGAVQEISDESLDLRWFPYDEVAKVADDSVVRLLGATRARL; translated from the coding sequence GTGAGCCTGTACGACGACGCCGTCCTGGTCCTGAAGGACATCGAGGGCCAGGAGGAGCTGCGGCAGGCCTATCTCGACCATCTGGAGGCGCATCCGGACGGCATGTGGAAGGCCTGCACGGCCGGACACGTCACGGCGAGCGCCCTGGTGATCGACCCCGGGCACGGCAGGGTGCTGCTGACGCTCCACAAAAAACTGCGGATGTGGCTCCAGATGGGTGGGCACTGCGAGCCCGGCGACGCCACCCTGGAGGCCGCCGCCCTGCGTGAGGCCACGGAGGAGTCGGGCATCGCGGGCCTGACACTGCTCCCGGGCGGACCCATACGCCTGGACCGGCATCCCATCCCGCCGCCGTGCAACTGCCACTTCGACGTGCAGTACGCGGTCGTGGCCGAGCCGGGCGCCGTCCAGGAGATCAGCGACGAGTCCCTGGACCTGCGCTGGTTCCCGTACGACGAGGTGGCGAAGGTGGCCGACGACTCGGTCGTACGCCTACTGGGGGCAACACGAGCAAGGCTCTGA
- a CDS encoding AIM24 family protein: MQSPLFAYNDQQSQERYSLQNKQMLRVVLEGHDDVLARKGTMVAYQGLVEFDAEFQNSGQQRSRAHTGEGLDLMRCHGQGTVYLANLAQRIHVVDVEQDGLTVDSSYVLAMDSALHHEVIAVDSQYGISGSGKYQLNITGRGKVALMTSGMPLMLQVTPDRYVNCDADAIVAWSTSLRVQMQAQTHSSGVFRRRGNTGEGWELSFMGQGYALVQPSEMLPPQNAVIGSGVAAQYGMGQQGARGQNQGNVWS, encoded by the coding sequence ATGCAGAGCCCGCTTTTCGCCTACAACGACCAGCAGTCCCAGGAGCGCTACAGCCTGCAGAACAAGCAGATGCTGCGCGTCGTCCTGGAGGGCCACGACGACGTGCTGGCCCGCAAGGGCACCATGGTCGCCTACCAGGGTCTTGTGGAGTTCGACGCCGAGTTCCAGAACTCCGGGCAGCAGCGTTCGCGCGCGCACACCGGAGAGGGCCTCGACCTGATGCGCTGCCACGGGCAGGGCACCGTCTACCTGGCCAATCTCGCCCAGCGCATCCATGTGGTGGACGTGGAGCAGGACGGCCTCACCGTGGACAGCAGTTACGTCCTCGCGATGGACTCCGCGCTGCACCACGAGGTGATCGCCGTGGACAGCCAGTACGGGATCTCCGGGTCCGGCAAGTACCAGCTCAACATCACCGGGCGCGGCAAGGTCGCCCTGATGACCTCCGGAATGCCCCTGATGCTTCAGGTCACGCCGGACCGGTACGTCAACTGCGACGCCGACGCCATCGTCGCCTGGTCCACGAGTCTGCGCGTACAGATGCAGGCCCAGACCCACTCCTCCGGGGTGTTCCGGCGCCGTGGCAACACCGGTGAGGGCTGGGAGCTCAGCTTCATGGGCCAGGGCTACGCGCTCGTCCAGCCCAGCGAGATGCTGCCGCCGCAGAACGCGGTGATCGGGTCGGGCGTTGCCGCCCAGTACGGGATGGGGCAGCAGGGAGCCCGGGGGCAGAACCAGGGCAACGTCTGGAGTTAG
- a CDS encoding AIM24 family protein yields MNQQLAGFAPAPVAARMENHGNHMLKVAMQTGNDLLARVGSMVAYEGFVQYEPNPPAVRQIAKDWMTGEGAPLMKCSGDGLLYLSDYGANVVVINLNGDGISVNATNLLAFDAHLTWGVERVKGLAKFAGQGLWNTKISGQGWVALTSRGKPIVVDCGGGEDETYVDPDALVAWSPNLKVKGKRSFKAQSLIGRGSGEAFQMAFSGQGIVVVQPSEDSTDRLRVRG; encoded by the coding sequence ATGAACCAGCAGCTCGCGGGCTTCGCCCCGGCACCCGTTGCCGCACGCATGGAGAACCACGGCAACCACATGCTCAAGGTCGCCATGCAGACCGGAAACGACCTCCTCGCGCGCGTGGGGTCGATGGTCGCCTACGAAGGCTTCGTCCAGTACGAGCCGAATCCGCCGGCCGTGCGCCAGATCGCCAAGGACTGGATGACCGGCGAGGGCGCACCCCTGATGAAGTGCTCCGGAGACGGCCTGCTCTACCTCTCCGACTACGGGGCGAACGTCGTCGTCATCAACCTCAACGGCGACGGGATCTCCGTCAATGCCACCAACCTGCTCGCCTTCGACGCGCACCTCACCTGGGGCGTCGAACGCGTCAAGGGGCTGGCGAAGTTCGCCGGACAGGGCCTGTGGAACACCAAGATCTCCGGGCAGGGCTGGGTCGCCCTGACCTCCCGGGGCAAGCCCATCGTCGTCGACTGCGGCGGCGGCGAGGACGAGACGTACGTCGACCCGGACGCGCTCGTCGCCTGGTCCCCGAACCTCAAGGTGAAGGGCAAGCGCAGCTTCAAGGCGCAGTCGCTCATCGGGCGGGGCAGCGGCGAGGCCTTCCAGATGGCCTTCTCCGGACAGGGCATCGTCGTCGTCCAGCCCAGTGAGGACAGCACCGACCGCCTCCGGGTACGGGGCTGA